The following nucleotide sequence is from Pagrus major chromosome 16, Pma_NU_1.0.
AGGAAGCTCCCTGATCGTAATGAGTGATCTCGTTGAGTTGTTGAAAACCAGCATGTGCGTTCAGTCAAGTGTCAGTCCCACgaagagaaaacagcagctttgaatAATGATTCCTTCAACAGAAAGTGGACTTGATTTCAATCTTTCTGACCTTTTACTGGAAACGAGTAACTAATCTAGTGTGATGTTTGTCATTTCTTGGTGTTGTTACAACTCCCTGATGAAGGCCAGTCAGCGTATGATTAAAAACATTGGAGTTGTGTTTATATCTTCTGTTCAACTCGCCTCAAATATTGTTAAGATATACAGTAGATTCTTAAAAAGGGACTATTTAAGAACGTGAAACGAAAGCTCATCTTGAACAAATGATCTAGAAACACctaaagtaagtaagtaagtactTCACCGGACACAGACTGGAGAAACTGGAGAGTTTCTCCAGTTGTTTCCGGCTTTTGGGGCAACTGGACAAACTCCATATGGTTTCTAACAGTGCAGGTTTTGCAGATGTTTAAAGTTATCCAAAATGTTTGCTACAATCCTAATACAGTGGACTTTTATTGGATTTCCTTTGTATTGCTTACAGCTTTGGAAAAATTAACGGGAACAAACAAAGCGCAGAAGAACATAGCTGATAAACCACAGATGTCCCTGTCAACAGTTTCATTGGAACTTTATTAACAAATAGTCTCTAGGTCAGTGGATTAAACAAAGTAACAGGGACACAGTTGACGTTTAGAGCTGTGAGCaccataaaaaaattaatttccattttattgGTACAGAGACAATCACTGACAAACAAGGAGTGGACGTAGCCACCGTCACATCAACCGTTGGTTTGTTGAGCACTGCTTGAAGGTTGAAGTTTGGCATTTTGGCTGTTTGGAGCCCAAAGTGATTATATATAGATGAGAAGATGCAGCTGGGGAGGAACAAGGGATGGATCAGGTACCATCAGCATAGCAAATGTTAAATTATCAGCTAACGCTTGgaccagctagctagctaggtTGCACCCGTCATTCACGTTAACGGTGATATTAATTTGGATTCTAATGGAGGCCATCATTTATAAAATTATCAttatgctgtattgaagaagacttgttACTaatgattgagaccataaactcatgtGAGAAGTAGGGTGATTTTTCATAAGTTTATATATAATCAGACAGCctttgcaaccagtggagttgcaCCCAGCTGGCCTTTAGCACAAATGCACGTTTAAGGCACTTCTGATTGGCTTTACTTTTCAGACATGGAGGTTACATCCACTTCTTTTAAACAGTCTTTGTatagaggcagacagagagcacGAATATCTGAAAACCAGGGACGAAAAAACCAAAATGATCAGCCTGGCTCGAGCAAgtgacaaatgtgtttttgtaatttaagCTAAGTGACCCTCTTTAGAATATTCCTCATCAATCAAAAGCTACAACGGGCTAAATCCCACAGAAACAGAGAGCGCTTTGAGCTGGCTAATGCTCAAATGTAAATTCCTGTAGATACTAAAGACCTGAGACGACTTTTAAGAAATATTCAGACTGAATACTGTTGAAGCTGCAGGGTCTTGAGCGAGGCGTAGCCCCCTTTCCTTCTTCTGTGGTCTGTCAGTCAGAGTAATGTCGTCTAATTACTTTAACAGCCTCCACCAGCGGGATCCAGCCGAGTTCGAGTCCCCGGCCCCCTCGGAGGGCCGAGCGGGATGACGTGAAATCTTAAATATTCACTGAGGAGCTTGGACCCCcatcctgcctcctcctccgcctcctcctggGACCAAACAAGACTGATCTCCTTCATCCCCGCAAACAAGGTCAAAAATATTTCAGGAAGAGTCATGGGAACGAGCTCAAACAAATAACAGCGCCACATGGACCTTTTATATTTCATCTGGAGTTGATCTTGTGATCAGATTTTTAACAGGGTATAAAGAACAGACTTGTTGCGGCAAGTCAACACTTTTACACTCGGTCATAAATGATGATCAAAAGCAGGAAGTAACAGGGATGTATATCACTTCTTGACAGCTACATTTCTCAGTTTATGGGGGAGTTGCAGGGGCCCGGAGTGAGAAGAGAGCTCGTATTTTCACATTAGTGCCTGTCAGGaccaaatatacagtatatatacttaatctttcatcatttttcattgtatttgtttttaaatgtgattaaataaTCATCTGAAAGTCTTCTACAGCTGttttcaagataaaaaaataaacttttaaaagtGTCATACTGTTCCAATGAGAATGCCACTTGATTTCTGTCTATTTAAGATATTTTCGAGACGCTTTAAAGCTAGAAAAAGcaagtaaaatgtattttagttCGCATCAAGACCATAGGAACAAACATACCATACGCCAAAATCACTTTCATGGAGTCGATCGTCTCAGCTGGTTTCCCTGATCCCTCCTCCTGACATGGACACTAGCCTGGCATGGCCTCCATATAAACACAATCAGTGCAGATCAGCACAGAGGTTGTGAACTGTAAATATTTATGTAGATTACTGCAGTAACAGTAAGGGAAAGTTTATGGGAGTACCCACAGAAAACCATCCCTGTTTTTGCtcctttttaaaggtgcagtgcgTCTGGTTTACGGGGATCTATCAACAGAATTGGAATATAATTAGTTACGAGTGAAAAATCTCGACAGCTGCTGAGTTGTATCAGTCCCTGTTGTGTAGTACGTgctatcttttttattttggctgcaTTTCAAAACCCCTCTGGAGtgattgcagtggattcagatcacctgtgcgcAGGGTGGGGAGACCGGCTCCTGATTAATGAACGacagcagcttggggcattccccTCCCAGCTGATCAGGGTGTGGCGACGCCCTTattgtgaaggcttaagagaggtggggggAAAGGCACCCAGGGTGGACTCGCTCCTGTTCTGATTCTGTCCATGACAAACTGCAGACCCAGTCCCCTTGATTGTGAACCAGAAACTCTGGTCAGTTTAGGCCCCATTGAGATTTCTTTGCTGCCCAAATGTTTCTAGTTGAGGGAAATTGTGTGATAGTCACCCTTCAACCAACCTAAGCCCCTATACACCTTTAGTTTccccattttatttcattgggGACTTGAGAAGTTGCcgttttcagtttcattatccCCTGAAGAGGCATCTTTTGATTATTATCCAAGTATTTGGCATTTCctgtaaatacatatatattttttgtttatatttttatgtgggTTGGGACTGGtttgtaagcattttactgccagtaccgccacatAATGGATTGTCATGACACTCATGTTTCCTTCAGGAGGAACTGTAATACCTTTGCTGATCCCCTCACTATTTTTGAGGTGTCCAGTACTTTGTTTGTTGACCAAATAACTGCAAAACTACAGTAACTCCGTCAGCTTCAGGTGCTGAAATTTGTTAGTCTCATGGAGTGGTACTGCGTGCACAACCGGCCATATGTAATTAATGGAAAAAGCAGTACAACTCCACGTATTGCGCTGAAAAGTCATAGGTAGAAAAACGGATCATACCACcagaaaacagtgtttttttgctGGCGAAACATTTGTAGCGACCATCTCGACATTATTGGTAGCTTACAGTGTAAAAcataagaagaaaaacactaaaatagaCAGAAGAACAGCACAGGCTAACTGACTATTCATTAATTTACACACAACTCTTTGTTTTAGGACATTTTTATTGCATGTATACGAGTAAAGACTGTTTTaagctgaaaagaaaacaaaatatacatttttccaACAGTTAATTTTCAGCAAATAAAGTTCATACAGTATAAGACAAGCAGTGGAGGAAGAAGCTTACTATAAAGTGGAAGCTTtttaaagtatataaagtataaatatgtTTGCCTTAGCAGAGGTCATAACATTCAAATTTTGGTTCTATCTAGCAGTCATGAAAGCAAAGTGTTGTAAAATGGTTTGAAACagtttaatttaaagttttacATGTTTCTTTGATgtgcaaaacataaaaaataaagaaaaacaaagtcgtacacacacacaaaacgaGACACTCCTGCCGAATTTATACAAACATTTCAACGTGCCGAAAGCTGACGAGAGTTTTGAGTTGTAAATACTGAGCTTTGTTTCAGCTTTTACACCGTGAGTGAGTTAGTTAATGCTGCAGTGTTCATGTGCGAGgctgaggttttttttagaAGTTTGTCTGCTGGTATCGGTCAGCAGTGTTTTGATGTTTGCAGGTGTAGTCGGTCGGTTGGCGGTCAGTCGTCGTTGTTGCAGTCTGTACACAGGATCTGGTCGCGGTCGGGGAAGAAGCCGGAGCCCACCAGCGACACGGAGCAGCGCGAACACTTGAAGCACGGCTGGTGCCACTGCCGCTCCTCAAAAGAGACGTACTTCCCATCTCCAAACcctgagagacacaaacacaacacatgagCAACTAATGAAGGAATGTTTTACTAGAGGCggaaaataaaagttaataacGGCCTCAAAAACACTGCGGAAATGACACAAATGAATTCAAGATAACATCAGCAGCTGGCagaaactaaaagaaaacactgccagCTCCGTCGACCTGCTGGTATTCATGTTCATAGCTGTGgtgaaaaaaagcatttaattcAAAATCTCATTTAACTGTgaagtttctttaaaaaacatcagataaggaagtttttatctgttttcagcatcttttaaatgaagtgtttgttttttcaacccTGAGCAAACTCTTTCAGGATGGTTGTCATTTGTGTTGCCAGGTTGGAGCTACACACTCGTCAGAACGGCaataattcatgttttcataatgacaatgtattaaattaaatgtctttgtgtgaAAGGGATCGCTCGCTGATGAACCAACAGAGAATTATGACCTGAATCGGCAGTTTAACAGCAAATTTAAGTGAATTTTTTAGCCGTCCAGCTTTTTGCTCTCTCTTCCACAGACCAAGCAGTTCTGACCATTTTAGtgtatttctgtcctttttcctcagttggtgttttcttttcttttgaaaatggtGGTCTGGTGGTTCTGTTTCTGGAGgctttgtttgttaattttgtttatgTGTCTTTTCTTAGTTTAGAAAGGGAAGTTCTGGTTGTGGCTGGCCCCAGACTTCccttgtcttttttgtttttttccattttggcCTCCAGACTCTCATAGTTTTGGTTAATTGTGGTATTGTTTGGAggcaactgtgtgttttgttccgGCTGTAACACTGCTGGAAGAAAGTGGAGCATTTAACAGCTAAAGAGCCGGagctcaggaggtggtggagaccaaaaacagagctaaaagagtgTAAATATTGGATTTTCATTTATCAgatgatgattaaaaaatgcTTGTTCACTTCAAAGCAGTTAACTGGCGAAACCCAACTATAcgtggcttttattgtgaagggaTCTCTTTTGACAATAGGAGCCAACTACACAACACAGGATATATGCAAACCCCACAGGAAGGATCAGGGCCAAGATTTAAAAACCGGAGTCAACTGACTGCCGACACCTCGTCTGTTGGAGATAATTGTTTTGGCATTTAACTGATAGTAGATAGACAAGAACGACAGGAATCAACGGGAGACGATAAACAACAGAGAATCCCAAACAAGACTGAACCAGGGCTTTACTGTTCACCAACAGACATCAGCTCTGGAGAATTCACTCGGCGGCTGTGTTCACGTCACTGACCTGTGATGGCCGTGTTGCAGCCGGCACACTTTTTGGCGTACAGGCTGCTGAAACACTTGACGCAGTACGGACTGTCTCCCTGCGAGGTGAAGGGTTGACCAGCCAGAGGAGCTTTGCAGCCCGTGCAGACAAAACACTCCTTGTGCCACACCTCGTCCTTGTAGGTCACCCCTCCTTTAGTCAGAGCCTGCaggacacaaatacaaacacatataAGCGGTTACATTTTGTGTAATGCCTGGTTTTTACTGCTGACGGCATGGCTTTTTCTATTGACTTTCAGATTTTCTACCATATTTATCCTATAATCTGACTATAATCTCCTGGATGTTAAAATAACATGTTAAATGGTGTTAACATGACATGTATGTTGATGagaaaatctctctctctctctctatgctatctactgagtgccattttattttttcaaatatgttttcattgatttatgtttattttttatattttctactGGGCTCCACTGTAACAAATGATGTCCTGTCCTTGCACATTCTTCgatttgcttttctttctctattttttactgcttttatcgTGGATGATGACGCTTAACTTGACACTTCATCAACTAAATGATCCACTGGAGTAGTCGTCCGCGGATTCAAAATATCGAGAGTAACTGTTGGTTGCAGACCCTCGTGCTGTATGTGAGGCCTGGTTCACCTTTTTGCAGTGGCTGCACTGAGGAGCGACCCTGCCCTCGTAGCACGGCACACAGTAGTAGTTGTTTTTGTCTGGGATGAAGGCCTCGGCACCGATCGGCTTCTCACAGCCGTGACAAGTAAAACAGTCCTCGTGCCACGCGGCACCGTCGTACTCCAACATCTTCGATCCtgccagagaagaagaaagtgtttgtgattgtttgtttgttgatgtctTCTCTGACATTTAAAGAACCGTGTGTCACTTCCTTTGATCTCTGCCCTACTGTGCCGTAACTACAAGCCGCAAAGAAATCTGATAGCGTTCACACGCACACCGAGAAGACCAAAAAGTGATGATTCAGTCCGACAGCTCAACCTGTTCTTACACAGCCCTCCTGGAGTATACAATTACGTCAGCTTATCTTGCATCTAAACAATCTGACAAGCCGCAACAAAGCTGACATACACATGGCTGCACAGcatcctaaaaaaaacaaccttttctcAGAAACACACGCTTCACTTCAGAGGTTTATAAAATCTAGGAGCCGGTTATGCTCGTGAATCGGACATCAGATCCTTTAATCACTGTTCTTGTTTTACGACTTTTGGGGCCTGAAACGCAGCCCGGAGGCATGACGGTGTTTTGAACTTGAACTCTAGGACGGAGGAGCTGCGTTTAAAggctgaacagaaactgaagaGAAACGACTGCTCGGTTCAGAAAAGAACTGGTGAGTTATAGTATCCCACACTACCCACAGGCCCGGGTAATTTTCAGTCATCCGACACCGCTGCTGCTCTCGTGATGTCACAGTGCCCCAGAGCTTGAAAGCCCTGCTGGGAGATATTTT
It contains:
- the fhl3b gene encoding four and a half LIM domains protein 3b, with product MSDQFDCKNCKESLSGRKYIQVEEKPHCIPCYDRLYANTCQECKEIIGHNAKELFYENRHYHSHCFRCFRCDRSLADEPFTSQGDALVCSDCYCNEFSSKCAACDKIVMPGSKMLEYDGAAWHEDCFTCHGCEKPIGAEAFIPDKNNYYCVPCYEGRVAPQCSHCKKALTKGGVTYKDEVWHKECFVCTGCKAPLAGQPFTSQGDSPYCVKCFSSLYAKKCAGCNTAITGFGDGKYVSFEERQWHQPCFKCSRCSVSLVGSGFFPDRDQILCTDCNNDD